The nucleotide window GTCCAGTCAGTCACGGTCGCCGCCGGAGGGCACGGATAAAACGGCATGATTGCTAGCGATCAGGTTCGCCATCACAAAAATGTACTGAACGAGATGTTGAAACAACAGACCGACGATCAGATCCCGGTGTCGTATCGCAAAATCCCCGCGACACCACCGAACGCCGAGAGCAACTGGTCGCCTTTCTCGAAGTCCGTCGAGACGAACACGGTCTCGGTGCCGCGCTCTTCGGCCAGTTCCATCAGGTGGTCGATGGCGTCGGTGCGCTCGTCTGGCTCGTCGATCGCCGCGCCACAGGAGTTACAGACCGCATCGCTCGCGTCGGCGTTCGGATCGAGCATGGCGTAGGTGTCGTGGCCGTTCGGACACGTATAGCTCGCGACCTCCTGGCGGAGGTCCTCGCTGATGAGCAACTGCTCGACCGCGCCCATGTTGAGGTTCTGGCGGGTCGGGCCGAACCCGTAGGTCGCCAACTCGCCGTCGTGCAGTTCCTTGAAGAACTGCTCCATGACCTGCTTGTCCTGGAGCACCTCGTACTCGTCGAGGACGTCTTCGGCGGCGTCGACGAGTTCCGACAGGCCGGATTCGTCGGTATAGGAGACGTCGAATTTCCCGAGGACCAGATCCTGGAGTTCGTGGTGCAGATAATCGCCGGAGAGGAAGTCGTCTTTGGTCGGGGAGGGCCCGCCCACGAGGATGCCGTCGATCTCACCGCGCTTGGGAACGAACAACTCGTCGGCCATCCCCGCGACCTCCTGATAGAAGTTGTCGATCGCTTCGAGGCGGAGGCGGGCGAATCGCTGGGCGGACTGACCCCCCTTTCGCTGTTTGCCCGGGACGAGCGAGGTGGCCGACTTGACGGGGTCGATGCGCTTGCCACGGAGCCACCCGACGTTGGCCTCGCGCCGGTCGAGGACGATCAGGCCGAACAGGCCCTTGTCTTCGAGCATGCTCTCCAGTGGCTCGGTCAGAAACTCCGAGTCACAGTGATAGCGAAAGGACTGGATCGGGTCGGGCGGACTCTCCAGGACGCGCGTGATCATATCGGAGCGGCCGCCGCCGGCGTCGACCGCGCCCGAGAAGAGGACGAGACCGTTCTCGGGTGGGTAGGTGTCGTAGTAGCGCAGGCGGTCCTTGATCGACTTGAGTGCGTCCTGGACGTTCGTGCGCGTCTGTTTGGATTTGATGTTCGCGGCCTCGCTGTGCTCCTGGGTGACGTGGGCGACGACCTCGCTCACCTGCGTGTCATCGGGAATGTAGATCGTCACGAGTTGGGTGCCCGACCCACGGTAGTCTTCGAGTTCCTCGATCACCTTCTGGAACTCGTAGTCCTGCCGATCGGACTGCCCGGACGACGAATCGCTCATGGGCCGAATACGCCCCAGACCGGGTAAGTACCCTTTGGGGTGGAGCCACCACGCCTCGTTCGACGGAGACGTTCCCGCGCGCGAGTGCCGGACGCACGGCTTTATGTGCCTGCCCACGTGAGAGTACGATCAATGACGGGCCACGTGTTCACGATCGCCGGCGGGAAAGGCGGCGTCGGGAAGACGACGACCGCCATCAACCTCGGCGTCGCCCTCGAAGAGGACGGCTACGACGTGGTCGTGGTCGACGCCGATCTCGGCATGGCGAACCTCGCCGCGATGCTCGCCGTCGACCACGAGACGAGCATCCACGAGGTGCTAGCCGAGGACGCCGCGATCAGCGACACGCTCACCGACGCGCCGGGCGGGACGACGATCGTTCCCGGCGAGCAGAGTCTCGACGCGTTCGCTGACGCCGATCCGGCGAAACTCCGGAAGGTCGTCAAGACGCTCGCGAACGCCTACGACGTCGTGCTCGTCGATACGGGTGCGGGACTCTCTCACGAGGCGACCGTACCGCTCGGACTCGCGGACTCGATCATCCTGGTGACGACGCCGGACAGCGTGGCCATCGCGAACGCCGACAAGACCGCTCAACTCGCCCAGCGGGTCGACGGGCGCGTCGTCGGGACCGTCCTCACGCGCTCGACCGATCGATC belongs to Halococcoides cellulosivorans and includes:
- a CDS encoding MinD/ParA family ATP-binding protein, with amino-acid sequence MTGHVFTIAGGKGGVGKTTTAINLGVALEEDGYDVVVVDADLGMANLAAMLAVDHETSIHEVLAEDAAISDTLTDAPGGTTIVPGEQSLDAFADADPAKLRKVVKTLANAYDVVLVDTGAGLSHEATVPLGLADSIILVTTPDSVAIANADKTAQLAQRVDGRVVGTVLTRSTDRSDLDAVEDELNYDVAGVIPEDSEAAGTEPLVIHAPDSPAARAYRTLAGRIEQIVEGDPVPDVVGRPIEWFDGDDERADDEDDEDGDGGGLRSLLPW
- the prf1 gene encoding peptide chain release factor aRF-1, which gives rise to MSDSSSGQSDRQDYEFQKVIEELEDYRGSGTQLVTIYIPDDTQVSEVVAHVTQEHSEAANIKSKQTRTNVQDALKSIKDRLRYYDTYPPENGLVLFSGAVDAGGGRSDMITRVLESPPDPIQSFRYHCDSEFLTEPLESMLEDKGLFGLIVLDRREANVGWLRGKRIDPVKSATSLVPGKQRKGGQSAQRFARLRLEAIDNFYQEVAGMADELFVPKRGEIDGILVGGPSPTKDDFLSGDYLHHELQDLVLGKFDVSYTDESGLSELVDAAEDVLDEYEVLQDKQVMEQFFKELHDGELATYGFGPTRQNLNMGAVEQLLISEDLRQEVASYTCPNGHDTYAMLDPNADASDAVCNSCGAAIDEPDERTDAIDHLMELAEERGTETVFVSTDFEKGDQLLSAFGGVAGILRYDTGI